DNA from Pseudomonadota bacterium:
TTATTCGCATAGCGGCGCACAATCTTCAGCTTCCTGTTAATCAATTAGAATATTGTAATGGTGATGTTTTAGCAAGGAAAGAGCCGCACATAAAAATTGAGTGGTGCGAGCTTATTGAAATTGCGCATCGCAGATATCACGACTTGCCAGATAATATGGAGCCAGGGTTGCAAGCACGCCATGTCTGGGAAGTACCGACTGGTGGTTCAATGCCCACGCCAGACGGAAAAGTGCAAATGTACCCATGTTACTCTTTCGAGGCACACATTCCGCTAGTCTCTATCGATCCGCTTACCGGTCAGGTAACAATTCAAGATTATTACATTGGGCATGATTGTGGCACTCAAATAAATCCGCACATTGTCCATGGTATGACTTATGGAGGCATCGCGCACGGGATAGGTGCAGCACTTTACGAAAAGTTCGAATATAACGATGACGGCCAATTATTAGCCGGTACGTTTATGGATTACTTGTTGCCTTCTGCTCACGAGATTCCAAAAGTAAATATGGTCGACCATTGTACGCCCTCTCCCCTAACTCCTATGGGTCAGAAGGGCAGTGGGGAAGGTGGTTACCTTGGCGCTCCAGCGGCTATAGCGAGCGCAGTCAATGATGCTCTAGAACCGATAGGTAGTGAAATTTTGACACTACCAATGCGCGTCCAAGATATTGAGGAGGTTTTATGTGACGCTATCCAAGCTGGATAGAAGTGATAATGTTCAAACGACACATCCCTTTTGGAATTTTTCTCTCGAGGTGTATTCCAAGAAAGGAGTTTCAGATTCTTGTATTGCACTTCAAGAAAAATGCGGAGCAGATGTTAATATTCTTTTATTTTGTTGTTGGACAGCATCGGTAGGGCACCCCGTATTATCTAAGCATGAGGTAATATTATTGTGCAGAACTGCTGCAGACTGGAACAATGATATAGTTCAAAAGCTACGAAGTGTTCGCAAGAGTTTTAAAATCAAAAATTACGAATGCAATGAGGAGGAGGTACGACAGCTACAAAAACAAGTTTTGGAAGTCGAAATAAAGGCAGAACAGATTGAGCAATTTAAATTAATGAGCACGGTTGCAGTGCTTGAAGATAATAGCGTACCAGAGATGCAGCGAATCAATAATGCATTAGAGAATATACGCTTATATTTTTCTATGCCTGAATTATCCGCAAACTGTTACACTTCAGAGTTGTTTAATATTTTAGGGGGCGTATTTCCAAAGGTCTCTAAAACAGATATCAAGTCGGCTTTGAAACAAACTTAACTTTTTATTTTGTACCAGTCTCCTTCCATCGATGAACAGTACCTGTTTCAATTCCAAATTGATCGAGCGCCCGTCCTACTGTTTGATTTATAATGTCAATTATACTAGCGGGACGATGATAAAAAGCAGGGACCGGTGGCATTATAAGACATCCGAATTGCGCTGCCTTTACCATTAGCTCCAAATGCCCTTGGTGAAGTGGTGTTTCCCGAACCATAAGCCCTACTTTGCGACCCTCCTTTAGGCAAACATCTGCAGCACGTGTTATCAGATTATCGCTAAAACAATTTGCGACACCTGCAAGCGTTTTGATAGAGCATGGTGCAATAATCATACCTTCAGTTCTGAAAGAACCCGATGAAATGGACGCTCCTATATCTTTAAAGCTATGCACTATATCAGCTAAATTTCGCACATCATCTAAAGCGTAATCTGTCTCCGCAGCTATCGTCTGTGCCGCTGACGGTGATAAAATAAGATGAGTTTCGATATTTGTGTTTTCTTTGAGGCATTCTAATATTCGGATACCGTAGATTGGGCCTGAAGCTCCAGAAATTCCGACGATTATGCGTTTGACGTCGATCATAACTCACCTTAATTGATTTGCGGACGAAGTGCTGCATAGCCTACAACTACAGTATTAAGATTCCGAGAATTTTCTTATTAACTTTCAGTAATCTCAGATATCATTCTCAACACCGCTCTTTTTCTTATCTGGCATCTCGTGGGGGTACTTACGCTTGATTATAATATCGCCGTTTTCATTTAGAACCGGTAGTTCGTATTGAGGGATATGGTCTATCATAAGCTGCAGAGCTTGCATCAAATTTTTAATGCCTTCATGCGCTAGTTCCTGTGCGTTGTCTTTTGGTGTTTGAGCGTCAACGCCTGTTGGATGTGTTGTTAAAGATAGGACTACGAGACATAAAATTATGAATTTCATTGCAAATCACTTAAGGCTATTCAAGGTTGGTCGTATATTTTAGCGTATATATTTTTTAAACAAGCTCTTTTCTTGAATCTACGATTATAATTCGTGTAAGAGGAAATTTTAGTTTGAGTAAAAACGGAAAAACAGTTGCCGTCGCTGGTTTAGGCGCAATCGGCATTAGAGTAGCTAAAGCATTAGATGCTGGTATTGATGGTCTTTCCTTATCCGCGGTTTCAACGCGTGATATAGAGAGCGGCAAAGATCGGGTCAGTCAGTTTATTAAGCCCCCTAAGGTTATGTCGCTCGCTTCACTTGCAAAGTATGCTGATATAGTTGTTGAGTGCACACCAGCCGCAGTTTTTGATGATGTTGCAGGGCCCGCAGTAAATGCTGGCCGAATTTTCATACCCTGTTCTTGCGGCCAACTTATCGAACGGCAAGGGCTTATTGATCATGCAAAGTTAACTGGCGCACGCATCATCGTCCCAACGGGGGCGCTTGTTGGATTTGACGCTGTTCGAGCGGCTGCGGAAGGAAGAATAAGTGACATCCGTATAATCACACGAAAGCCGCCACAGGGGATTATGGGTGCTCCGTATATCGTGCATAATAAAATTGATTTAACAAACGTAAAAGAACCTTTCCGAGTATTTGAAGGTAGT
Protein-coding regions in this window:
- a CDS encoding TIGR02444 family protein, with the protein product MTLSKLDRSDNVQTTHPFWNFSLEVYSKKGVSDSCIALQEKCGADVNILLFCCWTASVGHPVLSKHEVILLCRTAADWNNDIVQKLRSVRKSFKIKNYECNEEEVRQLQKQVLEVEIKAEQIEQFKLMSTVAVLEDNSVPEMQRINNALENIRLYFSMPELSANCYTSELFNILGGVFPKVSKTDIKSALKQT
- a CDS encoding UbiX family flavin prenyltransferase, whose protein sequence is MIDVKRIIVGISGASGPIYGIRILECLKENTNIETHLILSPSAAQTIAAETDYALDDVRNLADIVHSFKDIGASISSGSFRTEGMIIAPCSIKTLAGVANCFSDNLITRAADVCLKEGRKVGLMVRETPLHQGHLELMVKAAQFGCLIMPPVPAFYHRPASIIDIINQTVGRALDQFGIETGTVHRWKETGTK
- a CDS encoding aspartate dehydrogenase produces the protein MSKNGKTVAVAGLGAIGIRVAKALDAGIDGLSLSAVSTRDIESGKDRVSQFIKPPKVMSLASLAKYADIVVECTPAAVFDDVAGPAVNAGRIFIPCSCGQLIERQGLIDHAKLTGARIIVPTGALVGFDAVRAAAEGRISDIRIITRKPPQGIMGAPYIVHNKIDLTNVKEPFRVFEGSVREAAAGFPANLNVAAALSMAGSGLDKTRVELWADPTKKRNEHLIIVDSDATRFEIKIEGVPSPENPATGLLTPLSVIATLKGLVSTFHVGS